The proteins below come from a single Felis catus isolate Fca126 chromosome A1, F.catus_Fca126_mat1.0, whole genome shotgun sequence genomic window:
- the WNT8A gene encoding LOW QUALITY PROTEIN: protein Wnt-8a (The sequence of the model RefSeq protein was modified relative to this genomic sequence to represent the inferred CDS: deleted 1 base in 1 codon), whose product MLCHLQCLCLVSPCPPLSSTTPHQGNPHYIIPIHTCLTFPLFDRSVNNFLITGPKAYLTYTTSVALGAQSGIEECKFQFAWERWNCPENALQLSTHNRLRSATRETSFIHAISSAGVMYTITKNCSMGDFENCGCDESKNGKTGGHGWIWGGCSDNVEFGERISKLFVDSLEKGKDARALMNLHNNRAGRLAVRAIMKRTCKCHGISGSCSIQTCWLQLADFREMGDYLKAKYERALKIEMDKRQLRAGNSAEGHWAPTEGFLPSAEAELIFLEESPDYCTRNSSLGIYGTEGRECLQNSHNTSRWEQRSCGRLCTECGLQVEERRTEAISSCNCKFQWCCTVRCDQCRHVVNKYYCTSSPASA is encoded by the exons ATGTTATGCCACCTTCAGTGCCTCTGCCTGGTAAGTCCTTGcccccccctctcctccaccacTCCCCACCAAGGAAACCCCCATTATATCATCCCCATTCAC ACTTGCCtcacttttcctctttttgatAGGTCAGTGAACAATTTCCTGATAACAGGCCCTAAG GCCTATCTGACCTACACTACTAGTGTGGCCCTGGGTGCCCAGAGTGGCATTGAGGAGTGTAAGTTCCAATTTGCTTGGGAACGCTGGAACTGCCCGGAAAATGCTCTCCAGCTGTCCACTCACAACAGGTTGAGAAGTG ccaCCAGGGAGACTTCCTTCATTCATGCGATCAGCTCTGCTGGAGTCATGTACACCATCACCAAGAACTGTAGCATGGGTGACTTTGAAAACTGTGGCTGTGATgagtcaaaaaatggaaaaacag GAGGTCATGGCTGGATCTGGGGAGGCTGCAGCGACAATGTGGAATTTGGGGAAAGGATCTCCAAACTCTTTGTGGACAGCCTGGAAAAGGGAAAGGATGCCAGAGCCCTGATGAATCTTCACAACAATAGGGCAGGCAGGCTG gcAGTGAGAGCCATTATGAAAAGGACCTGCAAATGTCATGGCATCTCTGGAAGCTGCAGTATCCAGACATGCTGGCTGCAGCTGGCTGACTTCCGGGAGATGGGAGACTACCTGAAGGCCAAGTACGAACGGGCCCTGAAAATCGAGATGGATAAGCGGCAGTTAAGGGCTGGGAACAGTGCTGAGGGCCACTGGGCACCCACTGAGGGATTCCTTCCTAGTGCAGAGGCTGAGCTGATCTTTTTGGAGGAATCACCAGATTACTGTACCCGCAATTCCAGCCTGGGCATCTATGGCACAGAAGGTCGGGAGTGTCTGCAGAATAGCCACAACACATCCAGGTGGGAGCAACGCAGCTGTGGGCGCTTGTGCACCGAGTGTGGCCTGCAGGTGGAGGAGAGAAGAACTGAGGCTATCAGCAGCTGTAACTGCAAATTCCAGTGGTGTTGCACAGTCAGGTGTGACCAGTGTAGGCATGTGGTAAACAAGTACTACTGCACAAGCTCCCCAGCCAGTGCTTGA